One region of Cydia pomonella isolate Wapato2018A chromosome 9, ilCydPomo1, whole genome shotgun sequence genomic DNA includes:
- the LOC133521478 gene encoding uncharacterized membrane protein DDB_G0293934-like, which produces MFRYSIVFLCAILVLTNVDFIQAGRFGGGGGSRSGGYGGGGRHSYPSSGGLSGGGSRHSYPSSGGLSGGGSHSYPSGGGSHSYPNSGGSHTYPNSGGSHTYPNSGGHKYPPSSGNSGTHTYPNSGSGLSGSNNHGYNNRGGSSGGTTNIHHHYHYNPPQQIHYASPHGGPAMSYPVYRGTPPTYVYQYKDSGSKYSSLLAGLALFNLGALAGGVAGYGIGHHSSSNNNNYQSYKTQPGEVCLFGIKKDNGDFEETRIDCQLISSFIYAEQAKQQQPQNSQNQTTVTTTVTNTTIVNMTNPQDTPSYVLSPNGTLVTPGAVPDAGNVTNGAPANGGTVTSSVSVTTTNTTVVNAVDVKGAPIQVTPGMQCYVMRRTPSSRMKHEVPCGLLQTYADKSIKRNSAARNVPAFTILAVICAVFVAY; this is translated from the coding sequence ATGTTTCGTTACTCAATTGTGTTTCTGTGCGCGATATTAGTGCTAACTAATGTAGATTTTATACAAGCTGGAAGATTCGGTGGCGGTGGCGGTAGCAGATCGGGCGGATACGGAGGCGGCGGAAGACATTCCTATCCTAGCTCTGGTGGTCTCTCTGGTGGTGGGAGTCGTCATAGCTATCCATCTTCAGGTGGATTAAGTGGTGGTGGTAGTCATAGCTATCCGAGCGGCGGAGGAAGTCACAGTTATCCAAACAGTGGTGGAAGTCACACTTACCCCAATAGCGGTGGAAGTCATACCTACCCCAATAGCGGAGGACATAAATACCCACCATCATCGGGTAACTCAGGAACTCACACTTATCCTAATTCTGGTTCAGGCCTATCTGGCTCGAATAACCATGGATACAATAACAGAGGTGGCTCGAGCGGTGGCACTACAAACATCCATCACCACTACCATTACAATCCTCCTCAGCAAATACACTATGCTTCGCCTCATGGCGGTCCAGCGATGAGCTATCCCGTGTATCGCGGAACTCCCCCTACCTACGTGTACCAGTACAAAGATTCCGGAAGCAAATACAGTTCTTTGTTGGCTGGACTGGCATTGTTCAACCTTGGAGCTCTCGCTGGCGGTGTTGCCGGCTACGGCATAGGACATCATTCATCCTCAAACAACAACAACTACCAAAGTTACAAAACACAACCCGGCGAAGTATGCTTATTCGGCATCAAGAAAGACAACGGAGACTTCGAAGAAACCAGAATAGACTGTCAGCTGATAAGCAGCTTTATTTACGCCGAACAGGCTAAACAACAACAACCACAGAATTCGCAGAACCAAACCACGGTGACAACTACCGTAACGAATACGACCATCGTTAATATGACCAACCCTCAAGATACGCCCTCTTACGTATTGTCGCCAAACGGTACTCTGGTGACGCCTGGAGCGGTACCAGATGCTGGCAACGTGACTAATGGGGCTCCTGCTAACGGTGGAACTGTGACGTCATCCGTGTCCGTCACGACCACCAACACGACGGTCGTCAACGCTGTGGACGTCAAGGGAGCGCCGATTCAAGTCACACCCGGAATGCAGTGTTACGTTATGAGGAGAACACCTAGTTCTAGAATGAAACATGAAGTGCCATGTGGCCTTCTACAGACTTACGCAGATAAATCTATAAAACGGAATTCAGCTGCTCGAAATGTACCAGCATTTACAATTTTAGCTGTAATCTGTGCTGTGTTTGTTGCATATTAA